One Micromonospora sp. WMMD1120 genomic region harbors:
- the lysA gene encoding diaminopimelate decarboxylase, whose translation MDEFTYRDGSLWCEGVSLTAVAERYGTPTYVYSASTLIDHYRRFAKAFDPVSPLVCFSAKALGNVHLLRLLGREGAGIDAVSGGELHRAMVAGIDSERTVLAGVGKSESELREAVRRNIRCINVESEAEVELLSRIAREEGARPRLAIRVNPDVAPDQRTPARTTTGTRGGKFGVDIERAGALFERAAADDALRIEGFHIHLGSPIFDPQVYATALDRLLDLVSRLEAAGHRITTLNLGGGFPAEYIDRTAPSWDDFAEVIVHRLTGFTRQGGQVIFEPGRTIAANAGILLSTVRYLKQAGDHQLAVIDAGMTHIARAAMYDSYHFMWPVRPPVESVPASRDVSGLTGLTTYDVVGPICESSDYLARGRSLPTLNAGDHFAIFTAGAYGMTMTSNYNSQLRPAEVLVHGDQVSLIRRRETYDDLVALELLDDGSDRDG comes from the coding sequence ATGGATGAGTTCACCTATCGCGACGGTTCCCTCTGGTGCGAAGGAGTGTCGCTGACAGCGGTGGCCGAGCGCTACGGCACACCCACATACGTCTACTCCGCGAGCACCCTGATTGATCATTATCGCCGATTCGCCAAGGCCTTCGACCCGGTCAGCCCATTGGTCTGCTTCTCCGCGAAAGCGCTGGGCAACGTTCATCTGCTCCGGCTGCTCGGGCGGGAGGGCGCCGGGATCGACGCGGTCAGCGGGGGCGAGCTGCACCGCGCGATGGTGGCGGGGATCGACAGCGAGCGGACGGTGCTGGCCGGGGTGGGCAAGTCCGAGAGCGAGCTTCGGGAGGCGGTCCGTCGCAACATCCGCTGCATCAACGTCGAGTCCGAGGCGGAGGTCGAGCTGCTGTCCCGGATCGCCCGCGAGGAGGGAGCGCGTCCTCGGCTGGCGATCCGGGTCAACCCCGATGTCGCCCCTGACCAGCGCACTCCGGCCCGCACCACGACCGGCACCCGGGGCGGCAAGTTCGGTGTCGACATCGAGCGGGCCGGGGCGTTGTTCGAGCGGGCCGCCGCCGACGACGCGCTGCGGATCGAGGGTTTCCACATCCACCTGGGTAGCCCGATCTTCGACCCGCAGGTCTACGCCACCGCGCTGGACCGACTGCTCGACCTCGTCAGCCGGCTGGAGGCGGCCGGGCACCGCATCACGACGCTCAACCTGGGCGGCGGTTTCCCCGCCGAATACATCGACCGCACCGCGCCGAGCTGGGACGATTTCGCCGAGGTGATCGTGCACCGGCTCACCGGCTTCACCCGGCAGGGTGGTCAGGTCATTTTCGAGCCGGGCCGCACCATCGCCGCCAATGCCGGAATTCTGCTCAGCACTGTCCGCTATCTCAAGCAGGCCGGTGACCACCAACTCGCCGTGATCGACGCCGGCATGACGCACATCGCCCGCGCGGCGATGTACGACAGCTACCACTTCATGTGGCCGGTGCGACCGCCGGTCGAGTCGGTTCCCGCCTCCCGTGACGTGTCGGGCCTGACGGGGCTCACGACGTACGACGTGGTGGGCCCGATCTGCGAGTCGAGTGACTACCTGGCCCGGGGCCGGTCATTGCCGACGCTGAATGCCGGTGACCACTTCGCGATCTTCACGGCCGGCGCGTACGGCATGACGATGACGAGCAACTACAACAGCCAGTTGCGCCCCGCCGAGGTGCTCGTGCACGGCGACCAGGTCTCGCTGATCCGACGGCGGGAGACGTACGACGACCTGGTGGCGCTGGAACTGCTCGACGACGGCAGCGACCGGGACGGCTGA
- a CDS encoding GNAT family N-acetyltransferase produces MDGDVSVTALRSIREIGERVWNDLAEGEGFYSGYPWLAWAETDPSFVTTYLVARDASGAIVAAVATYLWNGASVPSMNLAYSPGHIAEENLQRSLSAEEHAAFLPALLVGSRAGYHGAVAISKDLPADRRDAVLTALFVEVEALAARLGAACVALLYTPVAHVAAYSKAWHRAVGPAGRGPVAAMLSAEAVLPAPGGDRTVEAADRREWRRERRRYDDAVDRVETVRLAECVDVIAPLLGATQRKYGGPDSDADMRRYFASQVPALDAYSLVLLEFAGDEAVGFSLNYLWPDGVYVRAAGFGQRAAAYSYFNLTMYRPRDLAAERGLPGVHLGAGTYGAKRARGAEPRWTAGLVRPPADVSDELTRAFAIDGSDYRQAVRIWGGPAPTIPSQQEGDDALSEVRPAGLAGK; encoded by the coding sequence ATGGACGGCGACGTGTCGGTCACGGCCCTGCGCTCGATCCGCGAGATCGGCGAACGGGTGTGGAACGACCTCGCCGAGGGTGAGGGGTTCTACAGCGGTTACCCGTGGCTGGCCTGGGCCGAGACCGACCCGTCGTTCGTCACCACCTACCTGGTTGCCCGGGACGCCTCGGGCGCCATCGTCGCGGCGGTGGCCACCTACCTGTGGAACGGCGCGAGCGTGCCGTCGATGAACCTGGCGTACAGCCCGGGTCACATCGCCGAGGAGAACCTGCAACGGTCGCTGTCGGCCGAGGAGCACGCCGCGTTCCTGCCCGCGCTGCTGGTGGGTTCGCGGGCCGGCTACCACGGTGCCGTCGCCATCTCCAAGGACCTGCCGGCCGACCGGCGGGACGCCGTGCTGACCGCCCTCTTCGTCGAGGTGGAGGCACTCGCCGCACGACTCGGGGCGGCCTGTGTCGCACTGCTCTACACGCCAGTGGCACACGTGGCCGCGTACTCGAAGGCGTGGCATCGCGCGGTCGGCCCGGCCGGCCGCGGTCCGGTGGCGGCGATGCTCTCGGCCGAGGCGGTGTTGCCCGCGCCGGGCGGTGACCGGACCGTCGAGGCGGCGGACCGGCGGGAGTGGCGGCGCGAACGGCGGCGCTACGACGACGCCGTGGACCGGGTGGAGACCGTTCGGCTCGCCGAGTGCGTGGACGTGATCGCTCCACTGCTCGGCGCCACCCAGCGCAAGTACGGTGGGCCGGACAGCGACGCCGACATGCGCCGCTACTTCGCCTCCCAGGTGCCGGCGTTGGACGCGTACAGCCTGGTGCTCCTGGAGTTCGCCGGCGACGAGGCGGTCGGGTTCAGCCTCAACTACCTGTGGCCGGACGGGGTGTACGTCCGCGCGGCCGGCTTCGGGCAGCGGGCGGCGGCGTACTCCTACTTCAACCTGACCATGTACCGTCCCCGCGATCTCGCGGCGGAGCGGGGCCTGCCGGGGGTGCATCTCGGCGCCGGCACCTACGGTGCGAAGCGCGCCCGCGGCGCCGAGCCACGCTGGACGGCGGGCCTGGTTCGGCCTCCGGCGGACGTCTCCGACGAGCTGACCCGGGCCTTCGCCATCGATGGTTCGGACTACCGGCAGGCGGTCCGGATCTGGGGCGGGCCCGCCCCCACCATCCCCTCGCAGCAGGAAGGCGACGATGCGCTATCGGAGGTTCGGCCGGCTGGGCTGGCAGGTAAGTGA